One window from the genome of Chroococcidiopsis sp. TS-821 encodes:
- a CDS encoding thermonuclease family protein, giving the protein MSAPFYRVIKGNFVIKGKEPDGDSVRFIANNPNLYEELHRSYRIELSRDRSVQLRFEGIDAPEVHYGRDAQILGDKARDRLLDLMGFKNIIFTGNRVESTDPDRRPGAILSKAADANGRPVSYIFLDEDAAQLEDAEWIRVEDKRLKKTINYQMIQDGNAYYTVYTSTPLSHQKLLRKVATQARTDKLGIWAEDATNEFELEDKTSITVPNGQLILPKLFRRCIDYLKAVDKGFDGNLKDWLISISSGSRNENDRVVVSNSMELKLSDLIKQRNNKIVFQADLLDITFVEK; this is encoded by the coding sequence ATGTCAGCGCCATTTTATCGTGTCATTAAAGGTAACTTTGTCATCAAAGGTAAGGAACCTGACGGCGATTCTGTTCGGTTTATTGCTAATAATCCAAACTTGTATGAAGAACTGCATCGCAGTTATCGTATTGAATTGTCACGCGATCGCAGCGTACAACTACGATTTGAAGGTATTGACGCACCAGAAGTGCATTATGGTAGAGACGCTCAAATCTTAGGCGATAAAGCCCGCGATCGTCTCCTAGATTTGATGGGTTTTAAAAATATCATCTTTACAGGAAACCGTGTAGAGTCTACCGATCCAGACCGCAGACCTGGAGCTATTTTATCAAAAGCTGCAGATGCTAATGGTCGCCCAGTTTCTTATATTTTTTTAGATGAAGATGCAGCACAGCTAGAAGATGCTGAGTGGATTCGAGTCGAGGATAAGCGACTAAAAAAAACTATCAATTACCAAATGATTCAAGACGGTAACGCCTACTACACCGTCTACACTTCTACACCTTTGAGCCATCAAAAATTATTACGTAAAGTAGCTACACAAGCGAGAACAGATAAATTAGGTATTTGGGCGGAAGATGCAACAAATGAATTTGAGTTAGAAGACAAAACTTCGATTACAGTACCTAACGGACAACTCATCTTACCTAAACTCTTCCGCCGCTGTATCGATTACCTAAAAGCAGTTGATAAAGGATTTGATGGTAATTTAAAAGATTGGCTGATTTCTATCTCTTCAGGTTCGCGTAACGAAAACGATCGCGTTGTGGTTAGCAACAGTATGGAATTAAAGCTAAGTGACTTAATTAAACAACGTAATAACAAAATCGTTTTTCAAGCTGATTTACTTGATATAACGTTCGTAGAGAAATAA
- the psbP gene encoding photosystem II reaction center PsbP, whose protein sequence is MLRRILVILLIAFSVSLTSCSSAVSGLKSYVDSTDGYEFLYPNGWVPVNVSNGPDIVLHDLIETTENVSVVISEVPQGKTLSDLGSPSEVGYKLGKSAIAPPESGREAELVNAEKLETDAKTYYLLEYTVKLPNQQQRHNIASVAVSRGKLFTFNASTPERRWAKVKPTFDAIVKSFTVY, encoded by the coding sequence ATGTTGAGACGAATTCTGGTAATTTTATTAATCGCTTTTAGCGTCAGTTTAACAAGCTGTTCGTCAGCTGTTTCCGGCTTGAAGAGTTATGTCGATAGCACCGATGGCTATGAGTTTTTGTATCCGAATGGCTGGGTTCCGGTCAATGTCTCAAATGGTCCTGATATTGTATTGCACGATTTAATTGAAACAACCGAAAATGTATCAGTAGTGATTAGTGAGGTTCCGCAAGGCAAAACCTTAAGCGATCTCGGAAGCCCCAGTGAAGTAGGCTACAAACTAGGCAAAAGCGCGATCGCACCTCCCGAATCTGGGCGAGAAGCTGAGTTAGTTAACGCTGAAAAATTAGAAACCGATGCAAAAACGTATTACCTTCTCGAATACACAGTCAAGCTTCCCAACCAACAACAACGCCACAATATCGCCAGTGTCGCAGTCAGTCGTGGTAAGCTATTTACTTTTAACGCCTCTACTCCCGAACGACGCTGGGCAAAAGTTAAACCAACTTTCGATGCAATTGTAAAATCATTTACAGTTTATTAA
- a CDS encoding nucleoside triphosphate pyrophosphatase, translated as MGMQFVLASASPARRRLLQSVGIEPTVAPSNFDESQVKERDPRLLVKTLARSKAETVAPQFDSGLIMGCDSVLLINGEIHGKPANVSEAIARWQKMRGNVGELYTGHALIDLRQRHTLVRCQVTRVYFAVASDRQIEAYVATGEPLKCAGGFALEGKGGLFVEKLEGCHTNVIGLSLPLLRHMLSDLGYDVTDFWH; from the coding sequence ATGGGTATGCAATTTGTACTTGCTTCTGCTTCCCCAGCGCGACGTCGTTTATTACAAAGCGTTGGAATTGAGCCTACAGTTGCGCCGAGTAACTTTGATGAATCGCAGGTTAAAGAACGCGATCCTCGATTGTTAGTCAAAACTTTAGCACGCAGTAAAGCCGAAACTGTTGCACCTCAATTTGATTCTGGATTAATTATGGGGTGCGATTCGGTTTTATTAATCAATGGTGAAATTCACGGTAAACCTGCTAACGTTTCTGAAGCGATCGCCCGCTGGCAAAAAATGCGGGGTAACGTTGGCGAACTCTATACAGGTCATGCTTTAATTGACTTGCGTCAACGCCATACACTAGTACGCTGCCAAGTGACACGAGTTTATTTTGCTGTAGCAAGCGATCGTCAAATTGAAGCTTACGTTGCGACAGGAGAACCGCTTAAATGCGCTGGTGGCTTTGCTTTAGAAGGCAAAGGCGGTTTATTTGTAGAGAAGCTAGAAGGGTGTCATACCAATGTCATTGGTTTAAGTTTGCCGCTACTACGCCATATGCTAAGTGACTTAGGCTACGATGTTACGGATTTTTGGCATTAG
- a CDS encoding phycocyanobilin:ferredoxin oxidoreductase: MTSTIYSLRSQQHPLIRQLADTIESTWQRLELSPYQLPHEFGYVEGRLEGEKLTIENRCYQAPQFRKMHLELAKVGTTLDILHCVMFPRAEYNLPMFGCDLVGGRGQISAAIADLSPVADGNLPNTYTQALAALPAVHFSQPRELPKWGHIFSQFCLFVRPNGEIEEAHFLQQVQNYLDIHVTQAIAAQPVSAAQKAQILAGQRNYCIQQQQNDKTRRVLEKAFGKEWADRYMTTVLFDYIE, encoded by the coding sequence ATGACATCCACCATTTACTCGCTACGCTCGCAACAGCATCCCCTAATTCGTCAATTAGCTGATACCATCGAGTCAACTTGGCAGCGGTTAGAACTCTCGCCTTACCAGTTACCGCACGAGTTTGGGTATGTGGAAGGAAGATTAGAAGGCGAAAAACTCACGATTGAAAATCGCTGCTATCAGGCGCCGCAATTTCGCAAAATGCACCTCGAACTCGCCAAAGTAGGAACAACGTTGGATATTTTGCATTGCGTCATGTTTCCTCGCGCCGAATACAATTTACCGATGTTCGGTTGCGATTTAGTTGGCGGAAGAGGGCAAATTAGTGCTGCGATCGCCGATCTATCTCCTGTTGCGGATGGTAACTTACCAAATACCTATACCCAAGCATTAGCTGCGCTTCCCGCAGTTCATTTTTCACAACCAAGAGAACTTCCAAAATGGGGACACATTTTCTCTCAATTTTGTCTATTTGTTCGCCCGAATGGTGAAATCGAAGAAGCACATTTTCTCCAGCAAGTACAAAACTACTTAGATATTCACGTAACACAGGCGATCGCAGCGCAACCCGTATCCGCAGCGCAAAAAGCACAAATTTTAGCAGGTCAACGCAACTACTGCATCCAACAGCAGCAAAACGATAAAACCCGTCGGGTTCTAGAAAAAGCTTTTGGCAAAGAATGGGCAGATCGCTATATGACAACCGTCTTGTTTGACTACATCGAGTAA
- a CDS encoding allophycocyanin subunit alpha-B has protein sequence MSVVSQVILKADDELRYPSSGELKNIKDFLQTGEQRMRIASTLAENEKKIVQQASKQLWQKRPDFIAPGGNAYGERQRALCLRDYGWYLRLITYGVLSGDKEPIEKIGLIGVREMYNSLGVPVPGMVESIRCLKEASLGLLSSEDAAEAAPYFDYIIQAMS, from the coding sequence ATGAGTGTAGTTAGCCAAGTTATTCTTAAAGCCGACGACGAATTGCGTTATCCTAGCAGCGGCGAACTAAAAAACATCAAAGATTTTTTGCAAACCGGCGAACAACGGATGCGTATTGCGAGTACGCTAGCAGAAAATGAAAAGAAGATTGTTCAGCAAGCCAGTAAACAACTTTGGCAGAAACGTCCTGATTTTATCGCACCTGGTGGAAATGCTTATGGCGAACGCCAGCGGGCTTTGTGTCTGCGTGACTACGGTTGGTACTTGCGCTTGATTACTTATGGCGTGCTTTCTGGCGACAAAGAACCAATTGAAAAAATTGGTTTAATCGGTGTCCGAGAAATGTATAATTCGCTCGGCGTGCCTGTCCCAGGAATGGTGGAATCGATTCGTTGTCTTAAGGAAGCATCGTTGGGCTTATTAAGTTCAGAAGACGCTGCCGAAGCTGCGCCCTACTTTGATTATATTATTCAAGCTATGTCTTAG
- the rlmD gene encoding 23S rRNA (uracil(1939)-C(5))-methyltransferase RlmD, with amino-acid sequence MSITELSNIDAQNQSKNLWRQGNLVEVVIHDLSDTGDGVGKFGDRVVFVPDTAPGDRALVRLTYTKPEFARAKLYKLLESSPHRIRPSCIVADKCGGCQWQHISYKYQLEAKRNLVIQALQRIGGFNNPPVDSVLAAPSPLNYRNKATYPLGISATGQVQAGYFQKNSHQLINLNQCPIQDSRLNPLLREVKQDIQRQKWQIYDEKRHQGQIRHLALRIGRRTGEMLLTLVVKDWLPEVATQAQIWLDRYPQLVGVAVNRNRDRTNAIFGQETRCVAGRNYLIEEFAGLQFQIRPETFFQVNTEVAEALLPEIAQQLNLQGHEILLDAYCGIGTLTLPLAQQVRRAIGLELQPASVQQAQRNADLNHINNVTFVVGAVEKLLPQLDIVPDVVLLDPPRKGCDRTVIETLLQVQPSRIVYVSCKAATLARDLKLLCQTGMYQLVRVQPADFFPQTSHVECAAFLVSS; translated from the coding sequence GTGTCCATAACAGAATTATCTAATATTGATGCTCAAAATCAGTCAAAAAATTTGTGGCGACAAGGTAACTTAGTCGAAGTTGTCATTCATGACTTGAGCGATACTGGCGACGGCGTAGGAAAATTTGGCGATCGCGTTGTTTTCGTTCCTGATACTGCGCCAGGCGATCGCGCCTTAGTACGCCTTACTTATACGAAACCCGAATTCGCGCGTGCTAAGCTTTACAAGTTACTCGAATCCTCTCCACACCGCATTCGTCCGAGTTGTATTGTTGCAGATAAGTGTGGCGGTTGTCAGTGGCAGCATATTAGTTATAAATATCAATTAGAAGCTAAACGCAATCTCGTTATCCAGGCTTTACAACGTATTGGTGGCTTTAATAACCCTCCTGTTGATTCGGTTCTCGCCGCACCTTCACCGTTAAACTACCGCAATAAAGCGACCTATCCTTTAGGAATTTCGGCAACTGGACAAGTTCAAGCAGGTTACTTTCAAAAAAATAGCCATCAATTAATTAATCTTAATCAATGTCCTATCCAAGACTCGCGGTTAAATCCCTTACTACGCGAAGTTAAGCAAGATATTCAACGCCAAAAGTGGCAAATATACGATGAAAAGCGCCACCAAGGGCAAATTCGTCACTTAGCGCTACGTATTGGACGTCGCACAGGTGAAATGCTGCTCACACTTGTCGTCAAAGATTGGCTACCAGAAGTTGCAACCCAAGCCCAAATATGGTTGGATCGCTATCCCCAGTTAGTCGGTGTCGCCGTCAATCGCAACCGCGATCGCACTAATGCAATTTTCGGGCAAGAAACTCGGTGTGTCGCAGGTAGAAACTATCTTATTGAAGAATTTGCTGGATTGCAATTTCAAATACGCCCTGAGACATTCTTTCAAGTCAACACCGAAGTCGCAGAAGCTTTATTGCCAGAAATCGCGCAGCAACTCAATTTACAAGGACACGAAATATTACTCGATGCGTATTGTGGAATTGGTACGCTAACTTTACCTTTAGCACAGCAAGTTAGACGAGCAATTGGTTTAGAACTACAACCAGCATCAGTACAGCAAGCACAACGCAACGCAGATTTAAATCACATCAATAATGTCACTTTTGTAGTAGGTGCAGTGGAAAAATTGCTGCCACAGCTAGATATCGTACCTGATGTTGTTTTACTCGACCCGCCGCGTAAAGGATGCGATCGCACAGTTATTGAAACTTTATTGCAAGTGCAACCATCACGAATTGTCTACGTAAGTTGTAAAGCCGCAACTCTCGCCCGCGACCTCAAATTACTCTGTCAAACAGGAATGTATCAGTTAGTACGCGTCCAACCCGCAGATTTCTTCCCACAAACATCGCACGTAGAATGTGCAGCCTTTCTTGTCAGTAGTTAG